A single Desulfobaculum xiamenense DNA region contains:
- a CDS encoding glycosyltransferase family 2 protein, producing the protein MNQECETALACAPDGVPMPDSAAGSVGEMETCAVLAVMPAFNEAASVASVVRDVLAQGVDVLVVDDASEDDTARAASEAGAMVIRHAVRLGAWGGTQTGLRFARRAGYGCVLSIDADGQHPVDAIPELLAPLRDGSADVVIGACTERGSTLRHVAWTLFRALSHLKVRDLTSGFRAYGPRAVKCLASRQATLVDYQDLGVLFLLAENGMRMQEMHVPMRPRKTGHSRIFNNWFAVADYMVYSFLHAVWKNRHISRIDRCKT; encoded by the coding sequence ATGAATCAAGAATGTGAAACAGCTTTGGCCTGCGCCCCCGATGGTGTGCCCATGCCCGACAGTGCGGCTGGTTCCGTCGGCGAAATGGAAACCTGCGCCGTGCTTGCCGTGATGCCCGCCTTCAACGAGGCCGCGTCCGTGGCGAGTGTGGTGCGCGATGTGTTGGCGCAGGGCGTGGATGTGCTGGTGGTCGATGACGCCAGCGAGGACGACACCGCGCGTGCGGCGTCCGAGGCCGGGGCCATGGTCATCCGCCACGCTGTGCGCCTTGGCGCGTGGGGCGGCACGCAGACCGGACTGCGCTTCGCGCGGCGGGCCGGGTATGGCTGCGTGCTGAGTATCGACGCCGACGGCCAGCACCCCGTGGACGCCATCCCAGAACTGCTCGCGCCACTGCGCGACGGCTCGGCGGATGTGGTCATCGGCGCATGCACCGAACGCGGCAGCACGTTGCGTCACGTGGCGTGGACGCTGTTTCGCGCCCTGTCGCATCTGAAGGTGCGCGATCTGACCTCCGGGTTTCGCGCCTATGGTCCGCGCGCGGTGAAATGTCTCGCCTCGCGGCAGGCCACGCTGGTGGACTATCAGGACCTCGGCGTGCTGTTTCTGCTGGCCGAGAACGGCATGCGCATGCAGGAGATGCATGTGCCGATGCGGCCGCGAAAGACCGGCCACTCCCGCATTTTCAACAATTGGTTTGCCGTCGCGGATTACATGGTTTACAGCTTCCTCCACGCTGTATGGAAGAACCGACATATTTCCAGAATCGATAGGTGCAAAACGTGA
- a CDS encoding DUF2304 family protein, which translates to MIPLKVTTTIVSFALIAVVFRLVRKNLLYTRYTLWWTFIIICSAVLGLYPRLSDWMAKMLGIAYPPALILLLACVFIFIKMLAMDIERSNQEIRLRRLTQRVAMLERMCGFDASCMEDEEE; encoded by the coding sequence GTGATACCGCTGAAGGTGACGACGACAATCGTGAGCTTCGCGCTCATCGCCGTGGTGTTCCGGCTGGTGCGAAAGAACCTCCTGTACACGCGATATACGCTGTGGTGGACGTTTATCATCATCTGCTCCGCAGTGCTGGGCCTGTATCCGAGGCTGTCGGACTGGATGGCGAAAATGCTCGGCATCGCCTATCCGCCGGCACTTATCCTGCTGCTTGCCTGCGTGTTCATATTTATCAAGATGCTTGCCATGGACATCGAGCGCTCGAATCAGGAGATTCGCCTGCGTCGGCTGACACAGCGTGTGGCAATGCTGGAGCGTATGTGCGGATTTGACGCGTCTTGCATGGAGGATGAAGAGGAATGA
- a CDS encoding STT3 domain-containing protein, whose protein sequence is MIRIPFLANASSLLRPRILFALGLLGVAVVCLGIQFGALHDWKERPDFYVKGVPLLTTADGYFYLRHSFAHGRGTFDRQDRFEFSGAYQPQSVPPVSLLASTLRKALGLPLETVAFYLPPALAILTLIPFAFMARTFASRGAALAAALALCAGVSFMTRSAFGRFDTDCLNLFFFCACCLCCHGFSTDFGRRRLAWLAGWATLCALSWMWWERGALAFVALSVATWAASVFLRTSRMERALKVAVCVLGVVGLVGLLFGLHRYLPHAAAAFGQTVLRHVDLVLNRTVSQFEVLGNEISELKPLTVWELGRAAAGHWVCLAVGLIGAVWLAVRRPVVAWFLVLPSLALGGMGLAANRFAMFLTPGFALGVAWLVDRALHAPMPRRLPDGRCARAAGAVVLVVALVAPGAWACVEKSPRPRFTQGDVRLAAVLGSRPYRGEVVWCFWDQGYFIQYMTDRPTFIDGGSQGHWRNLVSCVPFATPDPVLARHWINYFATRGWAGMNRLGKRIPDMNHRVAFLRRVFSAPTRADEILRENGFRDVAFWREWLFPAKPRKTYLYLSQDMIFRSWWYLLGSMGAPGAPATPPPTVIVHRNAGGLNATGDAVVVSDKVFALTRLVRFDRAGVHVKEKRPGAPYVALDYGDRPLYVIEREVNDSLAAQLLFNKPGTVPGFRGIVYHPSLGGLWEVL, encoded by the coding sequence ATGATCCGTATTCCTTTTCTCGCGAATGCGTCGTCGCTGTTGCGACCGCGAATTCTGTTCGCGCTGGGGCTTCTGGGCGTGGCTGTCGTGTGCTTGGGCATCCAGTTCGGCGCGCTGCACGACTGGAAGGAGAGGCCGGATTTCTATGTGAAGGGTGTGCCGCTTCTGACGACTGCGGACGGCTATTTCTATCTGCGCCATTCGTTCGCCCATGGCAGGGGAACCTTCGACAGGCAGGACCGCTTCGAATTCAGCGGTGCCTACCAGCCGCAGAGTGTGCCGCCCGTTTCGCTCCTCGCCTCGACACTGCGCAAGGCGCTTGGCCTGCCGCTCGAAACCGTGGCCTTCTATCTTCCTCCCGCGCTTGCCATTCTGACCCTCATTCCCTTTGCCTTCATGGCGCGGACATTCGCCTCGCGGGGTGCCGCGCTTGCCGCCGCGCTGGCCCTGTGCGCCGGGGTGTCCTTCATGACGCGCTCGGCCTTTGGCCGATTCGACACGGACTGTCTGAACCTGTTCTTCTTTTGTGCCTGCTGTCTGTGCTGCCACGGGTTCTCCACCGATTTCGGTCGGCGGCGTCTGGCGTGGTTGGCGGGGTGGGCGACCCTCTGCGCGCTGTCGTGGATGTGGTGGGAGCGTGGCGCACTGGCCTTTGTGGCGCTTTCCGTCGCTACATGGGCCGCAAGCGTGTTCCTGCGGACATCGCGGATGGAGCGGGCCCTCAAGGTCGCGGTCTGTGTGCTTGGCGTTGTGGGACTGGTAGGGTTGCTCTTCGGCCTGCATCGGTATCTCCCGCATGCGGCGGCGGCCTTCGGGCAAACCGTGCTCCGGCATGTCGATCTCGTCTTGAACCGGACCGTTTCGCAGTTCGAGGTTCTCGGCAACGAGATTTCCGAACTCAAGCCTCTGACCGTTTGGGAACTGGGACGTGCCGCCGCCGGTCACTGGGTCTGCCTCGCGGTGGGACTCATCGGCGCGGTGTGGCTCGCCGTGCGGCGGCCCGTCGTGGCGTGGTTTCTCGTACTGCCGTCCCTCGCGCTTGGCGGTATGGGCCTTGCCGCAAATCGCTTCGCCATGTTCCTTACGCCCGGCTTTGCCCTTGGCGTGGCGTGGCTGGTTGATCGTGCGCTTCATGCCCCCATGCCGCGACGGCTCCCGGATGGGCGCTGTGCGCGTGCCGCCGGGGCCGTGGTTCTGGTCGTGGCGCTCGTTGCCCCGGGGGCGTGGGCGTGCGTCGAGAAGTCTCCTCGGCCAAGGTTCACGCAGGGCGATGTGCGGCTGGCCGCAGTTCTCGGTTCCCGGCCGTATCGCGGCGAGGTCGTGTGGTGCTTCTGGGATCAGGGCTACTTCATCCAGTACATGACCGATAGGCCGACCTTCATCGACGGCGGCAGTCAGGGCCATTGGCGAAACCTCGTGTCGTGCGTGCCGTTCGCCACGCCGGACCCCGTGCTGGCCCGTCACTGGATCAACTATTTTGCCACGCGCGGCTGGGCGGGCATGAACCGCCTCGGCAAGCGCATTCCGGATATGAATCATCGCGTGGCCTTCCTGCGCCGTGTCTTTTCCGCGCCGACCCGTGCGGACGAGATTCTGCGCGAGAACGGGTTTCGTGATGTGGCCTTCTGGCGGGAATGGCTGTTCCCGGCGAAGCCGCGCAAGACATACCTCTACCTCTCGCAGGACATGATCTTTCGCTCGTGGTGGTATCTCTTGGGTAGCATGGGGGCACCCGGCGCTCCGGCGACGCCGCCGCCCACGGTCATCGTCCATCGCAACGCGGGTGGACTGAACGCCACCGGGGACGCCGTGGTCGTCTCGGACAAGGTTTTCGCGCTGACGCGGCTTGTGCGGTTCGACCGCGCTGGTGTGCACGTCAAGGAGAAGCGCCCCGGTGCGCCCTATGTGGCACTCGATTACGGCGATAGACCGCTATACGTCATCGAGCGCGAAGTGAACGATTCGCTCGCTGCGCAGCTTCTGTTCAACAAGCCGGGCACGGTGCCCGGATTCCGGGGCATCGTCTACCACCCGTCCCTGGGCGGGCTGTGGGAAGTGCTGTGA
- a CDS encoding type II secretion system F family protein has product MPVYRYEAVGADGRTRKDIIDAASRSDAGRKLKTQGLFLVGLEDVGSERGTARTKDGARRMSLARLRGMFRRVRRTEFVGAVQQLATLLDAGLPLDSALTAMIGHGKGTELNRVFAQIRERVRSGISFAAALEEHPRVFSSMFVSMTRAGESSGTLALVMARLADHAARQLEMRRKVQSTLAYPLLMLIVGTGVIAFLMAFVIPKVTQIFFDLGHALPLPTTILIAVSDAVRNWWPALVVLVPAFAWWLRWYSSTSKGRRRVHAFVLRVPLAGSVVRRMAVGRFCRTLGMLLKNGVPMIQSLDIVRSIAGNVVLEQAIDSIRAQVLEGRDMVGPMEFCGIFDPTDLQMVDAGEKSGRLVDMLLTVARSCESEVDARLAVATSLMEPVMILLMGGVVGFIVMAIILPIFEMSHLVG; this is encoded by the coding sequence ATGCCCGTTTATCGATATGAGGCCGTGGGAGCGGACGGAAGAACCCGCAAGGACATCATTGACGCGGCAAGCCGCAGCGATGCCGGGCGCAAGCTCAAGACGCAGGGGCTGTTCCTCGTCGGGCTTGAGGACGTGGGGAGCGAGCGCGGGACGGCCCGGACGAAGGATGGCGCGCGGCGCATGTCGCTCGCCCGTCTGCGGGGCATGTTCCGGCGCGTGCGGCGTACGGAGTTCGTTGGCGCGGTGCAGCAGTTGGCTACGCTGCTCGATGCCGGGCTGCCGCTGGATAGCGCGCTCACCGCGATGATCGGCCACGGCAAGGGCACGGAGCTGAACCGCGTCTTTGCGCAAATCCGCGAGCGCGTGCGTAGCGGCATCAGTTTTGCCGCCGCGCTGGAGGAACATCCGCGTGTGTTCTCCTCGATGTTCGTGAGCATGACCCGCGCCGGTGAGTCGTCCGGGACGCTCGCGCTGGTCATGGCGCGCCTTGCCGACCACGCCGCGCGGCAACTGGAGATGCGCCGCAAGGTACAGAGCACACTGGCCTATCCGCTCTTGATGCTCATCGTGGGAACGGGCGTCATCGCTTTCCTGATGGCCTTCGTCATTCCCAAGGTGACGCAGATTTTCTTCGACCTCGGGCACGCGCTGCCGCTGCCCACCACCATTCTCATCGCCGTGAGCGACGCGGTACGCAACTGGTGGCCCGCGCTGGTGGTACTGGTGCCCGCCTTCGCATGGTGGTTGCGCTGGTATTCGTCGACGTCCAAGGGGCGGCGACGCGTCCATGCCTTCGTGCTGCGCGTGCCACTGGCGGGCAGTGTCGTGCGGCGCATGGCCGTCGGGCGCTTCTGCCGGACGCTCGGTATGCTGCTCAAGAACGGCGTGCCCATGATCCAGTCGCTGGACATCGTGCGCAGCATCGCGGGCAACGTGGTGCTGGAGCAGGCCATCGACAGCATTCGGGCACAGGTGCTCGAAGGGCGCGACATGGTCGGGCCCATGGAGTTCTGCGGAATATTCGACCCCACGGACCTCCAGATGGTGGACGCGGGCGAGAAGAGCGGGCGGCTGGTGGATATGTTGCTGACCGTGGCCCGCTCGTGCGAGAGCGAGGTGGACGCGCGGCTCGCCGTCGCCACATCGCTCATGGAGCCGGTGATGATTTTGCTCATGGGCGGCGTTGTCGGGTTCATCGTCATGGCCATCATCCTGCCCATCTTCGAGATGAGCCACCTCGTGGGGTAG
- a CDS encoding glycosyltransferase: protein MRILHVGKYYPPARGGMESYLRDLAVAQRRRGDEVFVLAHVEGFGCAGRSEVVDGGVRLRRVRTFGQLLYAPVAPGFGFEMWRAIREFRPDVLHLHMPDTSAFWALWPCRVPMVVHWHSDVLAAASDRLLRPAYALYRHFEAALLRRADAVIATSAAYAEASRPLAPVMDKVHVVPLGLDEGRMRRVDAETVVAVRERYGVGEGQCLVAAVGRFAHYKGFHVLVEAATGLRDCVVVIVGDGPDRDGVARRVAELGLTGRVLLPGALPDADLHALFAACDVFCLPSLLRTEAFGVVLLEAMQYGRPLVCSDIPGSGVGFVNADGQTGLGVVPGDAAALRGALQRLVDDAALRERMGEAGRRRFAQMFRIDASAGGVANVYASVVRGAGARR from the coding sequence GTGCGGATTCTGCACGTCGGCAAGTATTATCCCCCCGCGCGAGGCGGGATGGAGAGCTATCTGCGCGATCTTGCCGTGGCGCAGCGGCGGCGGGGCGACGAGGTTTTCGTCCTTGCGCATGTCGAGGGCTTCGGATGTGCTGGGCGAAGCGAGGTGGTCGACGGCGGGGTGCGCCTGCGCCGGGTGCGGACCTTCGGCCAATTGCTCTATGCCCCTGTCGCGCCGGGTTTCGGATTCGAGATGTGGCGGGCGATACGCGAATTCCGGCCGGACGTGCTGCACCTGCACATGCCGGACACCTCGGCCTTCTGGGCGCTGTGGCCCTGCCGGGTGCCGATGGTCGTCCACTGGCATTCGGACGTGCTCGCGGCCGCATCGGACAGGCTCCTGCGTCCGGCCTACGCGCTGTACAGGCATTTCGAGGCCGCGCTCCTGCGGCGGGCGGACGCGGTCATCGCCACGTCGGCGGCATACGCCGAGGCCAGCCGTCCCCTTGCGCCGGTCATGGACAAGGTCCACGTGGTGCCGCTGGGGCTCGACGAGGGCCGCATGCGGCGGGTCGATGCCGAAACCGTAGTCGCCGTGCGCGAGCGCTACGGCGTGGGCGAGGGGCAGTGCCTTGTGGCCGCGGTGGGCCGTTTCGCCCACTACAAGGGATTTCATGTGCTGGTCGAGGCCGCTACCGGGCTGCGCGACTGCGTGGTCGTCATCGTCGGCGATGGTCCGGACCGGGACGGCGTTGCCCGACGGGTTGCCGAGTTGGGGCTGACCGGGCGGGTGCTCCTGCCCGGTGCGTTGCCGGATGCGGATCTGCATGCCCTGTTCGCGGCGTGCGACGTGTTCTGCCTGCCCTCGCTGCTGCGGACCGAGGCCTTCGGGGTCGTGCTTCTTGAGGCCATGCAGTACGGACGGCCGCTGGTCTGTTCCGATATTCCCGGCTCCGGCGTGGGGTTCGTGAATGCGGACGGGCAGACCGGGCTTGGCGTGGTGCCGGGTGATGCGGCGGCGCTACGGGGCGCGTTGCAGCGCCTTGTCGACGACGCGGCCCTGCGTGAGCGCATGGGCGAGGCTGGGCGGCGACGGTTCGCGCAGATGTTTCGTATCGACGCCTCTGCCGGGGGCGTCGCGAACGTGTACGCCAGTGTTGTGCGTGGCGCTGGTGCGCGGCGCTGA
- a CDS encoding glycosyltransferase family 4 protein, giving the protein MRIIVNAIPLMNVNTGIGRYIRQLYAEIETRSGVEVGYFNGRRVLERMPSPPDDVARKSLVADLFWKLPARVALMVRLAVHMRRQLAFRTAAQGFDVYHETAFFPFDAPAGVRTVFTVHDLSLDRHPEWHPRERVLYFRRHFERSCRHVDEYLSVSRFTRSELAEVHGVAPERVTVTHLAHDPSLFRQRTQDEVAAMRERLGLPEAYFLFVGTGDPRKNVRTAARAAGVMGLDVPLVCAGWSGWGASTPGVVPLGYVDDDDLALLYAGARALVYPSLYEGFGLPVLEAMACGCPVLVSPCASLPEVAGDAALVMADPLDAEGLAAMMRQVATDARLREELSGKGLARAAKFSWKATADATLGALARAARHTGA; this is encoded by the coding sequence ATGCGCATCATCGTCAACGCGATACCGCTGATGAACGTCAATACCGGCATCGGGCGCTATATCCGTCAGCTCTATGCCGAGATAGAGACGCGTTCCGGCGTTGAGGTTGGCTATTTCAACGGGCGGCGGGTTCTGGAGCGTATGCCTTCCCCCCCGGACGACGTGGCGCGAAAGTCGCTCGTCGCCGACCTGTTCTGGAAGCTACCCGCGCGCGTGGCCCTCATGGTGCGTCTGGCCGTGCACATGCGGCGTCAACTGGCGTTTCGGACGGCCGCGCAAGGCTTCGACGTCTACCACGAGACAGCGTTCTTTCCTTTCGACGCACCGGCCGGGGTGCGTACGGTATTCACGGTGCACGATCTCTCCCTCGATCGCCATCCGGAATGGCATCCGCGCGAGAGGGTGCTCTATTTCCGGCGTCATTTCGAACGCTCCTGCCGCCACGTGGACGAATACCTGAGCGTTTCGCGTTTCACTCGATCCGAATTGGCCGAGGTGCATGGCGTTGCGCCCGAGCGGGTGACCGTGACTCATCTCGCTCATGATCCGAGTCTGTTCCGGCAACGGACGCAGGACGAGGTCGCGGCGATGCGGGAACGTCTGGGCCTACCGGAGGCGTATTTCCTCTTCGTGGGCACCGGAGATCCACGCAAGAACGTGCGGACTGCGGCTCGCGCGGCCGGGGTGATGGGGCTTGATGTCCCGCTCGTGTGCGCCGGGTGGTCCGGCTGGGGAGCGTCCACGCCGGGCGTAGTGCCGCTTGGCTATGTGGACGACGACGACCTTGCGCTCCTATATGCCGGTGCGCGTGCGCTGGTGTATCCGAGCCTCTACGAGGGGTTCGGGTTGCCGGTGCTCGAAGCCATGGCCTGCGGCTGTCCGGTGCTCGTCTCTCCCTGCGCCAGCCTGCCCGAAGTGGCGGGGGACGCAGCCCTCGTCATGGCCGATCCGCTCGATGCCGAAGGCCTCGCGGCGATGATGCGTCAGGTGGCGACGGACGCCCGACTGCGGGAGGAGCTTTCCGGCAAGGGCCTTGCCCGCGCGGCGAAATTTTCATGGAAGGCGACGGCCGACGCCACCCTTGGCGCACTTGCGCGGGCGGCGCGGCACACAGGGGCGTGA
- the gspN gene encoding type II secretion system protein GspN — MKRERIRGIVMGTLWGAIVFALVFGWKSSGRMLARVAAEGFEANGVRVTLVSPSVRLLPPGVDAQAADVAFPGGGLRIEDVSVSLAPTSLLSGRLGVACSGDVCGGQVGATIASGAWFDCDAFRLNYEANGLDIAAFPGVPSFLKLTGSVASEGTLSGRRDGSGLSGAGDLRVAGIGAILPMPVLKDGTIRDGNLSGAWKVGDETVTLADIRLALNGLSAELGGDVRLDAKRPEVSPVRLKGAWTADAKAVNANVVGKKVMNDLARHRKVPLTVSGTVSRPLVKGF; from the coding sequence ATGAAACGGGAACGGATTCGCGGGATTGTCATGGGCACCCTGTGGGGTGCCATAGTTTTTGCGCTGGTTTTCGGCTGGAAGTCCTCCGGGCGGATGCTTGCGCGCGTGGCTGCGGAGGGATTCGAGGCGAACGGCGTGCGGGTCACGCTTGTGTCGCCCTCGGTCCGGCTCCTTCCGCCGGGCGTGGACGCACAGGCCGCCGATGTCGCGTTCCCCGGTGGGGGGCTGCGGATCGAGGATGTCAGCGTTTCGCTTGCCCCGACGAGCCTTCTCTCCGGGCGACTGGGCGTTGCCTGTTCCGGCGACGTGTGCGGCGGGCAGGTCGGCGCGACCATCGCATCCGGCGCGTGGTTCGATTGCGACGCCTTCCGGCTCAACTATGAGGCGAATGGACTCGATATCGCGGCGTTTCCGGGCGTGCCGTCGTTTTTGAAGCTGACAGGTAGCGTCGCCTCCGAGGGCACGCTGTCCGGCCGTCGCGACGGTTCCGGGCTTTCGGGTGCCGGAGACCTGCGCGTGGCCGGGATCGGCGCCATTCTTCCCATGCCGGTGCTGAAGGACGGCACCATTCGCGACGGCAACCTGTCCGGCGCGTGGAAGGTCGGCGACGAAACCGTCACGTTGGCCGACATTCGGCTCGCCCTCAATGGCCTGAGCGCGGAGCTTGGCGGCGACGTGCGGCTTGATGCGAAGCGCCCCGAGGTCAGCCCGGTGCGTCTCAAAGGCGCGTGGACGGCGGACGCGAAGGCGGTCAATGCGAATGTCGTCGGCAAGAAGGTCATGAACGATCTCGCCCGGCATCGGAAGGTGCCCCTGACGGTGAGCGGAACGGTTTCGCGGCCGCTGGTCAAGGGATTCTAG
- a CDS encoding type II secretion system protein N encodes MNIRRMATFGAITVAAYFFADAAFVLTGDAPKPPAVEIGAAHAAKPSGPPALKTFMPVVGRDLFGVKPPVVAKKKAPAPKTKVAAIDKLPVARGNLRLLGTVVSNEPKSCFAMIAKGGNEQLFRLGQKVFGSELVEVRRRAVVLRSNGKDEALFIDDVDRKDAGKSAPERMAYSMTRQQVQDNVARMDTLLTQARMVPGTRDGHKGIDVAWVKNGSLFTKLGLRKGDFITGVNGLSVTGPADALGLMGQLDKERLVVDLVRNGKPQQLVLNIN; translated from the coding sequence ATGAATATCCGCAGGATGGCAACATTTGGAGCGATAACCGTCGCGGCGTACTTCTTCGCCGACGCGGCCTTCGTGCTGACGGGCGATGCGCCGAAACCGCCAGCGGTCGAGATCGGTGCCGCGCATGCGGCAAAGCCCTCCGGCCCCCCGGCATTGAAGACGTTCATGCCCGTGGTCGGGCGCGATCTGTTCGGCGTGAAGCCGCCCGTCGTCGCCAAGAAGAAGGCTCCGGCACCCAAGACCAAGGTGGCCGCCATCGACAAGTTACCTGTGGCGCGGGGCAATCTGCGGCTTCTGGGAACGGTTGTTTCCAACGAGCCGAAGTCGTGCTTCGCCATGATCGCCAAGGGTGGCAACGAACAGCTTTTCCGCCTCGGCCAGAAGGTCTTCGGATCGGAACTGGTGGAGGTACGGCGGCGGGCCGTGGTTCTGCGCAGCAACGGAAAGGACGAGGCGCTGTTCATCGACGACGTGGACCGCAAGGACGCCGGAAAGTCAGCGCCGGAGCGGATGGCCTATAGCATGACCCGCCAGCAGGTGCAGGACAACGTCGCCCGGATGGACACGCTCCTGACGCAGGCCCGCATGGTCCCCGGCACACGGGATGGTCACAAGGGCATCGACGTCGCGTGGGTCAAGAACGGAAGCCTGTTCACCAAGCTCGGCCTGCGCAAGGGGGATTTCATCACCGGAGTCAACGGGCTCTCGGTGACTGGCCCAGCCGACGCGCTGGGCCTCATGGGGCAGCTGGACAAGGAACGTCTGGTCGTGGATCTGGTGCGCAACGGTAAGCCGCAGCAGCTTGTGCTGAACATCAACTGA
- the gspD gene encoding type II secretion system secretin GspD: protein MDFQDTDIQLLIKFISQLTGTNFIVDRRVKGKVTVYSPSRISTDEAYEVFKSVLEVHGFTIVPQGAVTKIVPMVAARNMSVPTLSAPSGGEGPDDKVVTQIVPLDFASSADLAKTLGPLVSKEGLLTSYGPGNILIINDYHSNIRRILTIIREADRKSMDASIGVFPMVNGNAKDAAEMVTKLLDSRSKIRAKRGDSVPHSVVGAERINTVIFIGGADDLRIVKNLVKSMDEPTPRGKGDIHLVYLENADAESAAKVLQSLVEDTTTVADTKERKVISKDVKVVADKATNSLAISARPDDFSLLEETIRKLDIPRRQVYVEALIMEVSADKGLSFGVNWGIGGSTHIRGTDGFVFGGSNPGGAPGVADTKNNAFNMPSGFSAGLVLFPFKIGDKLFGSVESVISASKVDTGFRILATPQLLTLDNEEAKVDVVDTIPYVEKVTTKSENTDESQTIKYKDVGVKLTVTPQIGKQNSLRLKLHQEVSRVVNKTVKVSESEPLLLAPTTKKREVETTVQVENGQTIVIAGLLARDESRDRNQIPGLGDMPGLGWLFKQRNTSTSDTNLLLFLTPRIIDTVDNARRMYREKRSFMEKVGVSDEGLGLPWIAPATLGAPVFEK, encoded by the coding sequence ATGGATTTCCAGGATACGGACATCCAGCTGCTCATTAAGTTCATAAGCCAGCTCACGGGCACCAATTTCATCGTGGACCGTCGGGTCAAGGGCAAGGTGACCGTCTACTCGCCGAGCCGCATCTCCACCGACGAGGCCTACGAGGTCTTCAAGTCCGTCCTTGAGGTGCATGGCTTCACCATCGTGCCGCAGGGCGCGGTGACGAAGATCGTGCCCATGGTCGCCGCCCGCAACATGAGCGTGCCGACCTTGAGCGCGCCTTCCGGTGGCGAGGGCCCGGACGACAAGGTCGTCACCCAGATCGTCCCGCTTGATTTCGCCAGCTCCGCCGACCTCGCCAAGACCCTCGGGCCGCTGGTGTCCAAGGAGGGCCTGCTGACGTCCTACGGACCGGGCAACATCCTCATCATCAACGACTACCATTCCAACATCCGTCGCATCCTGACCATCATCCGCGAGGCGGACCGCAAGTCCATGGACGCCAGCATCGGCGTGTTCCCCATGGTCAACGGCAATGCCAAGGACGCGGCCGAAATGGTGACCAAGCTGCTGGATAGCCGCTCCAAGATTCGCGCCAAGCGCGGCGACTCCGTGCCCCACTCGGTGGTCGGCGCGGAGCGCATCAACACGGTGATCTTCATCGGCGGCGCGGACGACCTGCGCATCGTGAAGAACCTCGTGAAGTCCATGGACGAGCCGACGCCGCGCGGCAAGGGCGACATCCACCTCGTGTACCTCGAAAACGCGGACGCCGAATCCGCCGCCAAGGTGCTCCAGTCGCTGGTGGAGGACACCACCACCGTCGCCGATACCAAGGAGCGTAAGGTCATTTCCAAGGACGTGAAGGTCGTAGCCGACAAGGCGACCAACTCGCTGGCCATTTCTGCGCGCCCGGACGATTTCTCCCTGCTGGAGGAGACCATCCGCAAGCTGGATATCCCCCGCCGTCAGGTCTATGTGGAGGCCCTCATCATGGAGGTTTCCGCTGACAAGGGCCTGTCCTTCGGCGTGAACTGGGGCATTGGCGGATCGACCCACATTCGCGGCACGGACGGCTTCGTGTTCGGCGGCTCCAACCCCGGCGGTGCACCGGGCGTGGCCGACACGAAGAACAACGCGTTCAACATGCCTTCGGGCTTCAGCGCCGGACTGGTGCTGTTCCCGTTCAAGATCGGTGACAAGCTGTTCGGCTCCGTCGAATCCGTCATCTCTGCGTCCAAAGTGGACACGGGCTTTCGAATTCTGGCCACACCGCAGCTTCTGACCCTCGACAACGAGGAGGCCAAGGTGGATGTGGTGGATACCATCCCTTACGTGGAGAAGGTGACCACCAAGTCCGAGAACACCGACGAGTCCCAGACCATCAAGTACAAGGACGTGGGCGTGAAGCTCACGGTCACCCCGCAGATCGGCAAGCAGAATTCCCTGCGCCTCAAGCTGCATCAGGAAGTGAGCCGCGTGGTCAACAAGACCGTCAAGGTCAGCGAATCCGAACCGCTGCTGCTTGCTCCCACCACCAAGAAGCGTGAGGTGGAGACCACCGTGCAGGTCGAAAACGGCCAGACCATCGTCATCGCCGGTCTGCTCGCCCGCGACGAGAGCCGCGACCGCAACCAGATTCCCGGCCTCGGCGACATGCCCGGCCTCGGTTGGCTCTTCAAGCAGCGCAACACGTCCACTAGCGACACGAACCTGCTCTTGTTCCTTACCCCGCGCATCATCGACACGGTGGACAACGCGCGGCGGATGTATCGCGAGAAGCGTAGCTTCATGGAGAAGGTGGGCGTGAGCGACGAGGGCCTCGGCCTGCCGTGGATCGCCCCCGCAACCCTCGGTGCGCCGGTGTTCGAGAAATGA